A window of the Acidovorax sp. YS12 genome harbors these coding sequences:
- a CDS encoding phage tail tape measure protein, giving the protein MGEAIKQLGAELKTMAKAATESGDASAVMAERLKDGEAQLAVLKGEYKAAAAGVAALAQAQRDNASAAKAAQRDVGAAQKEFDGLRQSAGQAKQALASQSQELQRSRDALAGMGISAKALADSQVGLNRGLDASRANLAALARKAEEAASVLANRELLGVRAHADVQKEIDKTRQAYEQLKASGKLTSTELAQAAMKVEERIRELHQQTNGWKESLGKAKMEFASMAASGAGLAVVAKKAIDFESAMADVAKVVNGTDEQMATLNGRIKEMTRTIPMAATELAAMAAAGGQLGIPLEKLEQFVELSAQMATAFNMNAEQAGEAVAKLSNVFSLPLEQVRSLGDAINALGNNMASKEKDIIDVLTRIGGTSKQFGLSAEQAAALSAAMLSLGVSSEVAGTGINAILSKLQTAGVQGKEFQLALAEAGVSAKQLAKDIRDNPQKAIESFLQTLSKLDGKKQAEVLSRLFGQEYQDDVARLLGGLDQYQKALGLVGDKAKTAGAMQQEFETRVKTTGAQLKLLKNAADEAGINLGTVFLPVINAVASGLKTATLWVADFAKAFPAISGVAASLVTAAASAGALGVAFGALRMAGTTAIAGLSALMPALTGGLVGAATAAGALKTAVAGLSVALGSFAVGWDIGTYLRNEFVEVERAGIAMAAGLTKAAAMAQTAWEMMRAPFTDDTVAAAQERLRAKLEQIDDEYAQLFASAGKAKAAVQEQGKAADAAAQANAKASEAVQAVTQKMKELGTGAQAAGQGAQQAAAALEKVFTEAIKGAKSVEVVAQLRDRLKEAQQAGLLAGDAAARLRVQLDQAGAAQGVKALVVEFHTLKSGTEGVQGAVDKLVESLKLDDKGSIAAFARALQELGSTGVLSAQQVAGAWQQALGKLNTQQLNDFSLSVKAAFAQGTLSAQEFAQANDQILSASFDRLGVNAAQALGKISTGAQEAINQVDLVAESAKAAGAGAKDAARAIEMAFAAAIPKADSLQAIDAMEQKLKAMGAAGQVSADGMGRLQSALDKQRATIEGQIPGIQSLGEALRQLGVKPQAELKELARTAKEAFDVVQASGTATPREINEAWKAMAEAAIAANDGIADATIQSQARQHGFVVETDKAGKSIVKSMKEAEDATKKVGDAAKDGADGMREMASAADDSRTALQKQAAAQNEAANEAVNAWMQAEQQADKYFVEMAKIARESGAWAKDVPKLAWAMSAALKELDAAQQSLERSNQGAAQGLEDLKMRLLELHGSEEDVAKAHQARDEAEVRAKMALLRLDIERARIRKNNEEAERLTKELALLEEQLVVLGEIYREEEKQRKDREREEGGSGGKTKGGGGRSGGSGVSDGGGRTAEDTGGGGARGPVPGDMPQRPPVQITLHANGINDPVQLARLIEPELRRIAQLAR; this is encoded by the coding sequence ATGGGCGAGGCCATCAAGCAACTGGGGGCCGAGCTCAAGACCATGGCGAAGGCCGCCACGGAATCCGGCGATGCCTCGGCCGTAATGGCAGAGCGGCTCAAGGACGGCGAGGCGCAGCTCGCCGTGCTCAAGGGCGAGTACAAGGCGGCAGCGGCAGGCGTCGCTGCATTGGCACAGGCCCAGCGCGACAACGCCAGCGCAGCCAAGGCCGCGCAGCGCGACGTGGGCGCGGCGCAAAAAGAATTCGACGGCCTACGGCAGTCGGCAGGGCAGGCAAAACAGGCGCTCGCAAGCCAAAGCCAGGAACTGCAGCGCTCGCGCGATGCGCTGGCAGGCATGGGCATTTCGGCCAAGGCCCTGGCCGATTCCCAGGTGGGGCTCAATCGTGGGCTGGATGCCTCGCGCGCCAACCTGGCCGCCCTCGCGCGTAAAGCGGAAGAAGCTGCATCGGTACTGGCAAACCGCGAACTGCTGGGCGTGCGCGCCCATGCGGACGTGCAAAAGGAGATCGACAAGACGCGCCAGGCCTACGAGCAGCTCAAGGCCAGCGGCAAGCTCACAAGCACCGAGCTGGCGCAGGCCGCCATGAAAGTGGAAGAGAGGATTCGGGAACTGCACCAGCAGACCAACGGCTGGAAGGAGTCCCTCGGCAAAGCCAAGATGGAGTTCGCCAGCATGGCCGCATCCGGGGCTGGGCTCGCGGTGGTGGCAAAGAAGGCCATTGACTTCGAAAGCGCCATGGCCGATGTGGCAAAGGTGGTCAACGGCACCGACGAGCAGATGGCGACCCTGAATGGTCGCATCAAGGAAATGACACGCACCATTCCCATGGCGGCCACTGAACTGGCGGCTATGGCGGCAGCGGGCGGGCAATTGGGGATTCCGCTGGAGAAGCTGGAGCAGTTCGTTGAGCTGTCTGCCCAGATGGCCACGGCATTCAACATGAACGCTGAGCAGGCGGGCGAGGCCGTGGCAAAGCTGTCCAACGTGTTTAGCTTGCCGTTGGAGCAGGTTCGCAGTCTTGGTGATGCCATCAATGCCCTTGGCAATAACATGGCGTCCAAGGAAAAGGACATCATCGACGTGCTGACCCGCATCGGCGGCACATCCAAACAGTTCGGCCTATCGGCCGAACAGGCGGCGGCACTATCGGCGGCCATGTTGAGCCTTGGTGTCTCCTCGGAGGTGGCGGGCACAGGCATCAATGCCATCCTCTCGAAGCTGCAAACGGCCGGGGTTCAGGGGAAAGAGTTTCAGCTTGCGCTGGCCGAGGCGGGGGTGTCGGCCAAGCAGTTGGCAAAGGACATTCGAGACAACCCGCAAAAGGCTATCGAGAGCTTCCTGCAAACGCTCTCGAAACTCGACGGAAAGAAGCAGGCGGAGGTGCTTTCGCGCTTGTTCGGCCAAGAGTACCAGGACGATGTAGCGCGCCTTCTCGGCGGCCTGGATCAATATCAGAAAGCGCTGGGCCTAGTGGGCGACAAGGCCAAAACCGCCGGGGCGATGCAGCAGGAGTTTGAGACGCGGGTGAAAACCACTGGCGCGCAGCTCAAGCTGCTCAAGAACGCCGCTGATGAGGCGGGTATCAATCTGGGGACGGTGTTCCTGCCTGTCATCAACGCGGTGGCTAGTGGGCTCAAAACGGCCACGCTGTGGGTGGCGGATTTTGCAAAAGCGTTTCCGGCCATCTCGGGAGTAGCCGCATCGCTGGTCACGGCGGCTGCATCGGCAGGCGCGCTGGGTGTGGCGTTTGGTGCATTGCGCATGGCGGGTACGACGGCCATCGCAGGACTCTCGGCGCTGATGCCTGCGCTGACGGGGGGGCTGGTTGGTGCCGCGACTGCGGCGGGCGCACTCAAAACCGCTGTGGCGGGCCTGTCGGTGGCGCTGGGCAGCTTTGCCGTGGGGTGGGATATCGGTACGTACTTGCGCAATGAGTTCGTGGAGGTCGAGCGCGCGGGTATTGCCATGGCCGCTGGGCTGACCAAGGCTGCTGCAATGGCGCAGACCGCCTGGGAGATGATGAGGGCGCCTTTCACGGATGACACCGTTGCAGCCGCGCAAGAGCGCCTGCGCGCCAAGCTGGAGCAGATCGACGACGAATACGCCCAGCTATTCGCCTCTGCGGGTAAGGCCAAGGCGGCGGTGCAGGAACAGGGCAAAGCCGCCGACGCGGCGGCCCAGGCCAATGCCAAGGCGAGCGAGGCTGTGCAGGCCGTAACGCAAAAAATGAAGGAGCTTGGCACCGGAGCGCAGGCGGCCGGCCAAGGTGCGCAACAAGCGGCGGCGGCGCTGGAGAAGGTCTTCACCGAGGCGATTAAGGGCGCGAAATCGGTGGAGGTAGTAGCGCAGTTGCGCGACAGGCTGAAAGAGGCGCAGCAGGCGGGACTGCTGGCGGGAGATGCTGCTGCGCGTTTGCGTGTGCAGCTTGACCAGGCAGGCGCAGCGCAAGGTGTGAAGGCGCTGGTGGTCGAGTTTCACACGCTCAAGAGTGGCACCGAAGGCGTACAGGGCGCGGTGGACAAGCTTGTCGAATCGCTGAAACTCGACGACAAGGGGAGCATCGCGGCATTCGCCCGCGCACTGCAGGAGCTGGGCAGCACGGGCGTGCTGAGCGCGCAGCAGGTGGCAGGTGCCTGGCAGCAGGCCCTGGGCAAGCTCAATACGCAGCAGCTCAACGATTTCTCGTTGTCCGTGAAGGCGGCTTTTGCGCAGGGCACGCTCAGTGCGCAGGAGTTTGCCCAGGCCAACGATCAAATCCTGTCGGCCAGCTTCGACCGGCTGGGCGTGAACGCCGCGCAGGCCCTGGGCAAGATCAGCACGGGCGCGCAGGAGGCCATCAACCAGGTTGACCTGGTGGCCGAGTCCGCCAAGGCGGCAGGCGCGGGGGCAAAGGACGCCGCCCGTGCCATCGAAATGGCTTTCGCTGCCGCCATCCCCAAGGCCGACAGCCTGCAGGCCATCGACGCCATGGAGCAAAAGCTCAAGGCCATGGGCGCGGCGGGCCAGGTAAGCGCGGACGGCATGGGCCGCCTGCAGTCTGCGCTGGACAAGCAGCGCGCGACCATCGAAGGGCAGATACCGGGCATACAGAGCCTGGGCGAAGCGCTGCGCCAGCTCGGCGTCAAGCCCCAGGCCGAACTCAAGGAACTGGCACGCACAGCCAAGGAAGCCTTCGACGTGGTGCAGGCCAGCGGCACGGCCACGCCACGCGAGATCAACGAGGCCTGGAAGGCCATGGCCGAGGCGGCGATTGCCGCGAACGATGGCATCGCGGACGCGACGATCCAGTCCCAGGCCCGTCAGCATGGCTTCGTGGTCGAAACGGACAAGGCGGGCAAGTCCATCGTCAAGTCGATGAAAGAGGCCGAGGACGCAACCAAGAAGGTAGGCGACGCGGCGAAGGACGGCGCCGATGGCATGCGCGAGATGGCGAGTGCGGCCGACGACTCGCGCACCGCTCTGCAGAAGCAGGCCGCCGCGCAGAACGAGGCGGCGAACGAGGCCGTCAACGCCTGGATGCAGGCCGAGCAACAGGCGGACAAGTACTTCGTGGAGATGGCGAAGATCGCCCGGGAATCCGGCGCCTGGGCAAAGGACGTGCCGAAGCTGGCCTGGGCCATGTCGGCGGCGCTCAAGGAGCTGGACGCCGCCCAGCAGTCGCTGGAGCGCTCTAACCAGGGCGCGGCGCAGGGCCTGGAGGATTTGAAGATGCGCCTGCTGGAGTTGCACGGCTCGGAAGAAGACGTGGCGAAGGCGCACCAGGCCCGCGACGAAGCCGAGGTGCGCGCCAAGATGGCGCTGCTGCGGCTCGACATCGAGCGCGCCCGCATCCGCAAAAACAATGAAGAAGCGGAGCGGCTCACGAAGGAACTGGCGCTGCTGGAGGAGCAGCTCGTGGTGCTGGGCGAGATCTACCGCGAGGAGGAAAAGCAGCGCAAAGACCGCGAGCGCGAGGAAGGCGGCTCGGGCGGCAAGACGAAGGGCGGCGGCGGCCGCAGCGGCGGCAGCGGTGTGTCCGATGGCGGCGGCCGCACGGCCGAGGACACGGGCGGCGGCGGTGCGCGCGGGCCGGTGCCGGGCGACATGCCGCAGCGCCCGCCCGTGCAGATCACGCTGCACGCTAACGGCATCAACGATCCGGTCCAGCTCGCCCGCTTGATCGAACCCGAGCTGCGCCGCATCGCCCAGCTCGCGCGCTGA